The Primulina eburnea isolate SZY01 chromosome 13, ASM2296580v1, whole genome shotgun sequence genome includes a region encoding these proteins:
- the LOC140810676 gene encoding uncharacterized protein yields the protein MSEVDLNSLRSRILELRNVSENSELSDEDTENLLNKVVVELERKMSQVVSDCSSDVRSLANEDLNELMEHLKKELNAVEGENANTESEIMELLRRCMEDNDKLECELEKLSCSLDFMESQRLLKEKQDKQTDVSYEAAYKETFSNAHDSSFEMLELNHRIEKNKMTLKSLQDLDTIIQRFEAVEKIEDTLTGLRVVEFEGNRIRLSLRTHIPNLDSVLHQQKIEGVIEPELNHELIIETIDGTFELKNVEVFPNDTYLDEIVDAAKSFRLRYPSFSVITTRSSLEWFVRRVQDRIALASLRRIVVKNAKSRHSFEYLDKEDTVVAHMVGGVDAFIKLSQGWPALNSTLELISLKSSSQLCKEISLAGLCIIVESANSLNAPIRQNISSFVDGIEEILMKQMHAELQSDNILSE from the exons ATGAGCGAAGTTGATCTGAATTCTCTCCGAAG CCGAATCTTGGAGCTCCGGAACGTCTCGGAAAACTCAGAACTTAGCGACGAGGATACGGAAAATTTGTTGAACAAGGTCGTAGTCGAACTTGAG AGGAAAATGAGTCAGGTTGTATCGGACTGTTCTTCGGATGTAAGATCGTTGGCGAATGAAGACCTTA ATGAACTAATGGAGCATTTGAAGAAAGAACTGAATGCAGTAGAGGGGGAAAATGCAAATACTGAAAGTGAAATTATGGAGCTTTTAAGAAGATGTATGGAAG ATAATGATAAATTGGAGTGCGAACTGGAGAAATTAAGTTGTTCCTTGGACTTTATGGAGTCACAG AGACTTCTAAAAGAAAAACAGGACAAGCAAACAGATGTCTCTTATGAGGCAGCATACAAGGAAACCTTTTCAAATGCACACGACTCTAGTTTTGAG ATGTTGGAACTCAATCACCGGATTGAGAAGAACAAGATGACTTTGAAGTCACTGCAAGATCTGGATACGATTATTCAGAG GTTTGAAGCTGTAGAGAAAATTGAGGATACATTGACTGGTCTCAGAGTAGTTGAATTTGAAGGAAACCGCATTAGGTTGTCCTTGAGGACGCACATCCCAAATTTAGATAGTGTATTGCACCAGCAAAAAATAGAAGGTGTCATTGAGCCAGAACTGAATCATGAGTTGATAATAGAAACTATAGATGGAACATTTGAATTGAAAAATGTTGAG GTTTTCCCAAATGATACATACTTAGATGAAATTGTTGATGCTGCCAAGTCTTTCAG GTTGCGTTATCCATCATTCTCAGTAATCACAACCAGATCTTCCCTGGAGTGGTTTGTGAGGAGGGTGCAAGATAGAATTGCTCTTGCCTCACTCAGACGAATAGTTGTGAAGAATGCGAAGTCAAG GCACTCTTTTGAGTACCTAGACAAAGAAGACACAGTAGTAGCTCATATGGTTGGTGGGGTTGATGCTTTCATAAAGCTGTCTCAAGGTTGGCCAGCATTAAATTCTACTTTGGAGCTAATTTCACTCAAGAGCTCGAGCCAGCTCTGCAAAGAGATTTCGTTGGCTGGCCTTTGCATTATAGTG